A genomic window from Streptomyces broussonetiae includes:
- a CDS encoding carbohydrate binding domain-containing protein, with protein sequence MTRPRSIRALLAGVATLAASAGLALGATGTAQAATALPTHVFAPYFEAYNGDSPAALSQASGAKYLTMAFLQANQKGSCTPYWNGNTSTPVDSSVFGSDFTTIRSRGGDVIPSLGGYGADNAGTEIADSCTNVDSIAAAYEKIITTYDVSRLDMDVEDNSLTNTAGIDRRNQAIKKVQDWAAANGRSVQFSYTLPTTTTGLADSGLAVLRSAKNAGAKVDVVNIMTFDYYDGATHHMATDTETAASGLHDQLASLYPNLSDSQLWNTIGVTEMPGVDDYGPAETFTTADATTVYEWAVSKGINTLSFWALQRDNDGCPGSGASDSCSGIAQDTWYFSHTFEPFTGGTTTPPANDFGVSLSPATASVDPGASTTATVKTSVTSGSAQSVDLAVSGAPSGVTASLSPASVTAGGSSTLSVQASASTAPGSYTLTVTGTAGSVKHSSSLALTVNGSGGGTSALANGDFESGALTPWTCDSGATVVSSPVHGGSHALKTVPTASQTGQCTQALTLKPNTSYTLSGWVQGPYAYLGVSGGATASTWASSTSWSKLTVPFTTGASGTVTVYVHGWYGQGAVYADDLGVS encoded by the coding sequence GGCCGCGTCCGCGGGGCTCGCCCTGGGCGCCACCGGCACCGCACAAGCGGCCACCGCCCTGCCCACGCACGTCTTCGCACCCTACTTCGAGGCCTACAACGGCGACAGCCCCGCCGCACTCTCCCAGGCCTCCGGCGCCAAGTACCTGACCATGGCCTTCCTCCAGGCCAACCAGAAGGGTTCCTGCACCCCGTACTGGAACGGCAACACCAGCACGCCGGTCGACTCCTCCGTCTTCGGCTCCGACTTCACCACGATCCGCTCCCGGGGCGGCGACGTCATCCCGTCCCTCGGCGGCTACGGGGCCGACAACGCCGGCACCGAGATCGCCGACAGCTGCACGAACGTGGACTCCATCGCCGCCGCCTACGAAAAGATCATCACCACCTACGACGTCTCACGGCTCGACATGGACGTCGAGGACAACTCCCTGACGAACACGGCCGGCATCGACCGCCGCAACCAGGCCATCAAGAAGGTCCAGGACTGGGCCGCCGCCAACGGCCGCTCGGTGCAGTTCTCGTACACCCTGCCGACCACGACGACCGGGCTCGCCGACAGCGGGCTCGCCGTGCTGCGCAGCGCGAAGAACGCGGGCGCCAAGGTGGACGTGGTCAACATCATGACCTTCGACTACTACGACGGCGCCACCCACCACATGGCGACCGACACCGAGACGGCCGCGAGCGGGCTGCACGACCAACTGGCCTCGCTGTACCCGAACCTGTCGGACAGTCAGCTGTGGAACACGATCGGCGTCACCGAGATGCCCGGCGTGGACGACTACGGTCCGGCGGAGACCTTCACCACCGCCGACGCGACGACCGTGTACGAATGGGCGGTCTCCAAGGGCATCAACACCCTCTCCTTCTGGGCCCTCCAGCGCGACAACGACGGCTGCCCCGGCTCCGGCGCCTCCGACAGCTGCTCCGGCATCGCCCAGGACACCTGGTACTTCAGCCACACCTTCGAGCCCTTCACCGGCGGTACGACGACTCCGCCCGCCAACGACTTCGGCGTGTCCCTCTCCCCCGCCACCGCATCGGTCGACCCCGGCGCCTCGACGACCGCGACCGTGAAGACGTCGGTCACCTCGGGCAGTGCCCAGAGCGTGGACCTGGCCGTGAGCGGCGCGCCGAGCGGAGTGACCGCCTCCCTCAGCCCGGCCTCCGTCACCGCGGGCGGCAGCTCCACCCTCAGCGTGCAGGCCAGCGCCTCGACGGCACCCGGCAGCTACACCCTGACCGTCACCGGCACGGCAGGCTCGGTCAAGCACAGCTCCTCGCTCGCCCTGACCGTGAACGGCTCCGGCGGCGGCACGAGCGCACTCGCCAACGGTGACTTCGAGAGCGGCGCGCTCACGCCCTGGACCTGCGACAGCGGGGCGACGGTCGTCAGCTCGCCCGTGCACGGCGGCTCCCACGCACTCAAGACCGTGCCCACCGCCTCACAGACGGGCCAGTGCACGCAGGCCCTCACCCTGAAGCCCAACACCTCCTACACGCTGAGCGGCTGGGTGCAGGGCCCGTACGCCTACCTCGGCGTCAGCGGCGGGGCGACGGCCAGCACCTGGGCCTCGTCCACGTCGTGGTCGAAGCTGACGGTGCCGTTCACCACCGGCGCCTCGGGCACGGTCACGGTCTACGTCCACGGCTGGTACGGACAGGGCGCGGTGTACGCCGACGACCTGGGCGTCAGCTGA
- a CDS encoding SDR family NAD(P)-dependent oxidoreductase: protein MNTTSLPDPAAEFAGRTALVTGAASGIGLATARRLAAGGARVVIADFDTEGAEQAAADLTADGAPAAAVHVDVTVPESVEAAVAFTAQTFGGLHLAVNNAGIAGPLAPTGAYDIASYQRVIRTNLDGVFYSLRHELPVMQAAGGGAIVNVASILGSVGFAGSPAYVAAKHGVVGLTKAAAAEYAAHGIRVNAVGPGFIETPLIGGKDEAAHQALVDRHPAGRLGRPEEVAELIAFLLCDRASFVHGGYHLVDGAYTAV from the coding sequence ATGAACACCACCTCCCTGCCCGATCCCGCCGCCGAGTTCGCCGGCCGTACCGCCCTGGTCACCGGTGCCGCCTCCGGCATCGGCCTGGCCACCGCCCGCCGGCTGGCCGCCGGCGGCGCCCGGGTGGTCATCGCCGACTTCGACACCGAGGGCGCCGAGCAGGCCGCGGCGGACCTCACCGCCGACGGCGCCCCGGCCGCCGCCGTCCACGTCGACGTGACCGTGCCCGAATCCGTCGAGGCGGCGGTGGCGTTCACGGCACAGACCTTCGGCGGGCTGCACCTGGCCGTGAACAACGCCGGGATCGCAGGTCCGCTCGCCCCGACCGGGGCGTACGACATCGCGTCCTACCAGCGCGTGATACGCACCAACCTCGACGGCGTCTTCTACTCGCTGCGCCACGAACTCCCGGTGATGCAGGCCGCGGGCGGCGGTGCGATCGTCAACGTGGCCTCCATCCTCGGCTCGGTGGGCTTTGCCGGCTCCCCCGCCTACGTGGCCGCCAAGCACGGCGTGGTCGGGCTGACCAAGGCGGCCGCCGCCGAGTACGCCGCGCACGGCATCCGCGTCAACGCCGTAGGACCCGGCTTCATCGAGACCCCGCTGATCGGCGGGAAGGACGAGGCCGCGCACCAGGCCCTGGTGGACCGGCACCCCGCAGGCCGCCTCGGCCGGCCCGAGGAGGTCGCCGAACTGATCGCCTTCCTGCTCTGCGACCGCGCCTCCTTCGTCCACGGCGGCTACCACCTGGTCGACGGCGCCTACACGGCCGTCTGA
- a CDS encoding TetR/AcrR family transcriptional regulator, which yields MTATQPPEPPSGTPEDRRRRRALRTRTALAAAAVELILERGLAETTVEAIAERADVTRRTFSRHFTGKEDAALDFVRLDVDHINALLRERPPEEPALLAYRRAVECWLADPANPARHVRPDLRRLLALLESEPALFAAYERIRVDAQEESIRIIAGRLGTDDLRDVRPAVVVDAGAGVLTAALRLWARGSADHDGAAEDLSALVGRAYDALTTEAASAATGTGTAAHQTP from the coding sequence ATGACGGCGACGCAGCCACCCGAGCCCCCGTCCGGCACCCCCGAGGACCGCCGGCGACGCCGGGCGCTCAGGACCCGTACCGCGCTGGCGGCGGCCGCGGTGGAGCTGATCCTCGAGCGCGGTCTTGCGGAGACGACCGTGGAGGCGATCGCGGAGCGCGCCGACGTCACGCGCCGCACCTTCAGCCGGCACTTCACCGGCAAGGAGGACGCCGCGCTGGACTTCGTCCGCCTCGACGTCGACCACATCAACGCGCTGCTGCGCGAACGGCCGCCCGAGGAGCCCGCGCTGCTGGCCTACCGCCGGGCCGTGGAGTGCTGGCTCGCCGACCCGGCCAACCCGGCCCGGCATGTGCGCCCGGACCTGCGGCGCCTGCTCGCCCTGCTGGAGAGCGAGCCCGCGCTGTTCGCCGCGTACGAGCGCATCCGGGTCGACGCCCAGGAGGAGTCGATCCGCATCATCGCCGGCCGGCTCGGCACCGACGACCTCAGGGACGTGCGCCCGGCCGTCGTCGTGGACGCCGGTGCCGGAGTCCTCACCGCCGCCCTGCGCCTGTGGGCGCGCGGCAGCGCGGACCACGACGGGGCAGCCGAGGACCTCTCCGCCCTGGTCGGGCGGGCCTACGACGCACTGACCACCGAGGCAGCGTCCGCAGCCACAGGCACAGGCACAGCCGCCCACCAGACCCCTTGA